From Symphalangus syndactylus isolate Jambi chromosome 17, NHGRI_mSymSyn1-v2.1_pri, whole genome shotgun sequence, one genomic window encodes:
- the ITGA7 gene encoding integrin alpha-7 isoform X1, translating into MAGARSRDPWGASGICYLFGSLLVELLFSRAVAFNLDVMGALRKEGEPGSLFGFSVALHRQLQPRPQSWLLVGAPQALALPGQQANRTGGLFACPLSLEETDCYRVDIDQGADMQKESKENQWLGVSVRSQGPGGKIVTCAHRYEARQRVDQILETRDMIGRCFVLSQDLAIRDELDGGEWKFCEGRPQGHEQFGFCQQGTAAAFSPDNHYLLFGAPGTYNWKGTARVELCAQGSADLAHLDDGPYEAGGEKEQDPRLIPVPANSYFGFSIDSGKGLVRAEELSFVAGAPRANHKGAVVILRKDSASRLVPEVMLSGERLTSGFGYSLAVADLNSDGWPDLIVGAPYFFERQEELGGAVYVYLNQGGHWAGISPLRLCGSPDSMFGISLAVLGDLNQDGFPDIAVGAPFDGDGKVFIYHGSSLGVVAKPSQVLEGEAVGIKSFGYSLSGSLDMDGNQYPDLLVGSLADTAVLFRARPILHVSHEVSIAPRSIDLEQPNCAGGHSVCVDLRVCFSYIAVPSSYSPTVALDYVLDADTDRRLRGQVPRVMFLSRNPEEPKHQASGTVWLKHQHDRVCGDAMFQLQENVKDKLRAIVVTLSYSLQTPRLRRQAPGQGLPPVAPILNAHQPSTQRAEIHFLKQGCGEDKICQSNLQLVRARFCTRVSDTEFQPLPMDVDGTTALFALSGQPVIGLELMVTNLPSDPAQPQADGDDAHEAQLLVMLPDSLHYSGVRALDPAEKPLCLSNENASHVECELGNPMKRGAQVTFYLILSTSGISIETTELEVELLLATISEQELHPVSARARVFIELPLSIAGMAIPQQLFFSGVVRGERAMQSERDVGSKVKYEVTVSNQGQSLKTLGSAFLNIMWPHEIANGKWLLYPMRVELEGGQGPGQKGLCSPRPNILHLDVDSRDRRRRELEPPEQQEPGEQQEPSMSWWPVSSAEKKKNITLDCAWGTANCVVFSCPLYSFDRAAVLHVWGRLWNSTFLEEYSAVKSLEVIVRANITVKSSIKNLMLRDASIVIPVMVYLDPMAVVAEGVPWWVILLAVLAGLLVLALLVLLLWKMGFFKRAKHPEATVPQYHAVKIPREDRQQFKEEKTGTILRNNWGSPRREGPDAHPILAADGHPELGPDGHPGPGTA; encoded by the exons GCTGCTGGTGGGTGCTCCCCAGGCCCTGGCTCTTCCTGGGCAGCAGGCGAATCGCACTGGAGGCCTCTTCGCTTGCCCCTTGAGCCTGGAGGAGACTGACTGCTACAGAGTGGACATCGACCAGGGAG CTGATATGCAAAAGGAAAGCAAGGAGAACCAGTGGTTGGGAGTCAGTGTTCGGAGCCAGGGGCCTGGGGGCAAGATTGTT ACCTGTGCACACCGATATGAGGCAAGGCAGCGAGTGGACCAGATCCTGGAGACGCGGGATATGATTGGTCGCTGCTTTGTGCTCAGCCAGGACCTGGCCATCCGGGATGAGTTGGATGGTGGGGAATGGAAGTTCTGTGAGGGACGCCCCCAAGGCCATGAACAATTTGGCTTCTGCCAGCAGGGCACAGCTGCCGCCTTCTCCCCTGATAACCACTACCTTCTCTTTGGGGCCCCAGGAACCTATAACTGGAAGG GCACGGCCAGGGTGGAGCTCTGTGCACAGGGCTCAGCGGACCTGGCACACCTGGACGACGGTCCCTACGAGGCGGGGGGAGAGAAGGAGCAGGACCCCCGCCTCATCCCGGTCCCTGCCAACAGCTACTTTG GCTTCTCTATTGACTCGGGGAAAGGCCTGGTGCGTGCAGAAGAGCTGAGCTTTGTGGCTGGGGCCCCCCGTGCCAACCACAAGGGTGCTGTGGTCATCCTGCGCAAGGACAGTGCCAGTCGCCTGGTGCCCGAGGTTATGCTGTCTGGGGAGCGCCTGACCTCCGGCTTCGGCTACTCACTGGCTGTGGCTGACCTCAACAGTGATGG CTGGCCAGACCTGATAGTGGGTGCCCCCTACTTCTTTGAGCGCCAAGAAGAGCTGGGGGGTGCCGTGTATGTGTACTTGAACCAGGGGGGCCACTGGGCTGGGATCTCCCCTCTCCGGCTCTGCGGCTCCCCTGACTCCATGTTCGGGATCAGCCTGGCTGTCCTGGGGGACCTCAACCAAGATGGCTTTCCAG ATATTGCAGTGGGTGCCCCCTTTGATGGTGATGGGAAAGTCTTCATCTACCATGGGAGCAGCCTGGGGGTTGTTGCCAAACCTTCACAG GTGCTGGAGGGCGAGGCTGTGGGCATCAAGAGCTTCGGCTACTCCCTGTCAGGCAGCTTGGATATGGATGGGAACCAATACCCTGACCTGCTGGTGGGCTCCCTGGCTGACACCGCAGTGCTCTTCAG GGCCAGACCCATCCTCCATGTCTCCCATGAGGTCTCTATTGCTCCACGAAGCATCGACCTGGAGCAGCCCAACTGTGCTGGCGGCCACTCGGTTTG TGTGGACCTAAGGGTCTGTTTCAGCTACATTGCAGTCCCCAGCAGCTATAGCCCTACTGTGG CCCTGGACTACGTGTTAGACGCAGACACAGACCGGAGGCTCCGGGGCCAGGTTCCCCGTGTGATGTTCCTGAGCCGTAACCCAGAAGAACCCAAGCACCAGGCCTCGGGCACCGTGTGGCTGAAGCACCAGCATGACCGAGTCTGTGGAGACGCCATGTTCCAGCTCCAG GAAAATGTCAAAGACAAGCTTCGAGCCATTGTAGTGACCTTGTCCTACAGTCTCCAGACCCCTCGGCTCCGGCGACAGGCTCCTGGCCAGGGGCTGCCTCCAGTGGCCCCCATCCTCAATGCCCACCAGCCCAGCACCCAGCGGGCAGAG ATCCACTTCCTGAAGCAAGGCTGTGGTGAAGACAAGATCTGCCAGAGCAATCTGCAGCTGGTCCGTGCCCGCTTCTGTACCCGGGTCAGCGACACGGAATTCCAGCCTCTGCCCAT GGATGTGGATGGAACAACAGCCCTGTTTGCACTGAGTGGGCAGCCAGTCATTGGCCTGGAGCTGATGGTCACCAACCTGCCATCggacccagcccagccccaggctgATGGGGATGATGCCCATGAAGCCCAGCTCCTGGTCATGCTTCCTGACTCACTGCACTACTCAGGAGTCCGGGCCCTGGACCCTGCG GAGAAGCCACTCTGCCTGTCCAATGAGAATGCCTCCCATGTTGAGTGTGAGCTGGGGAACCCCATGAAGAGAGGTGCCCAG GTCACCTTCTACCTCATCCTTAGCACCTCAGGGATCAGCATTGAGACCACGGAACTGGAGGTAGAGCTGCTGCTGGCCAC GATCAGTGAGCAGGAGCTGCATCCAGTCTCTGCACGAGCCCGTGTCTTCATTGAGCTGCCACTGTCCATTGCAGG GATGGCCATTCCCCAGCAACTCTTCTTCTCTGGCGTGGTGAGGGGTGAGAGAGCCATGCAGTCTGAGCGGGATGTGGGCAGCAAGGTCAAGTATGAGGTCACG GTTTCCAACCAAGGCCAGTCGCTCAAAACCCTGGGCTCTGCCTTCCTCAACATCATGTGGCCTCATGAGATTGCCAATGGGAAATGGTTGCTGTACCCAATGCGGGTAGAGCTGGAGGGCGGGCAGGGGCCTGGGCAGAAAGGGCTTTGCTCTCCCAGGCCCAACATCCTCCACCTG GATGTGGACAGTAGGGATAGGAGGCGGAGGGAGCTGGAGCCGCCTGAGCAGCAGGAGCCTGGTGAGCAGCAGGAGCCCAGCATGTCCTGGTGGCCAGTGTCCTCTgctgagaagaagaaaaacatcacCCTG GACTGCGCCTGGGGCACGGCCAACTGTGTGGTGTTCAGCTGCCCACTCTACAGCTTTGACCGCGCGGCTGTGCTGCATGTCTGGGGTCGTCTCTGGAACAGCACCTTTCTGGAG GAGTACTCAGCTGTGAAGTCCCTGGAAGTGATTGTCCGGGCCAACATCACAGTGAAGTCCTCCATAAAGAACTTGATGCTCCGAGATGCCTCCATAGTG ATCCCAGTGATGGTATACTTGGACCCCATGGCCGTGGTGGCAGAAGGAGTGCCCTGGTGGGTCATCCTCCTGGCTGTACTGGCTGGGCTGCTGGTGCTAGCACTGCTGGTGCTGCTCCTGTGGAAG ATGGGATTCTTCAAACGGGCGAAGCACCCTGAGGCCACCGTGCCCCAGTACCATGCGGTGAAGATTCCTCGGGAAGACCGACAGCAGTTCAAGGAGGAGAAGACGGGCACCATCCTGAGGAACAACTGGGGCAGCCCCCGGCGGGAGGGCCCGGATGCACACCCCATCCTGGCTGCCGATGGGCATCCTGAGCTGGGCCCCGATGGGCATCCAGGGCCAGGCACTGCCTAG
- the ITGA7 gene encoding integrin alpha-7 isoform X8, which yields MAGARSRDPWGASGICYLFGSLLVELLFSRAVAFNLDVMGALRKEGEPGSLFGFSVALHRQLQPRPQSWLLVGAPQALALPGQQANRTGGLFACPLSLEETDCYRVDIDQGADMQKESKENQWLGVSVRSQGPGGKIVGTAAAFSPDNHYLLFGAPGTYNWKGLLFVTNIDSSDPDQLVYKTLDPADRLSGPAGDLALNSYLGFSIDSGKGLVRAEELSFVAGAPRANHKGAVVILRKDSASRLVPEVMLSGERLTSGFGYSLAVADLNSDGWPDLIVGAPYFFERQEELGGAVYVYLNQGGHWAGISPLRLCGSPDSMFGISLAVLGDLNQDGFPDIAVGAPFDGDGKVFIYHGSSLGVVAKPSQVLEGEAVGIKSFGYSLSGSLDMDGNQYPDLLVGSLADTAVLFRARPILHVSHEVSIAPRSIDLEQPNCAGGHSVCVDLRVCFSYIAVPSSYSPTVALDYVLDADTDRRLRGQVPRVMFLSRNPEEPKHQASGTVWLKHQHDRVCGDAMFQLQENVKDKLRAIVVTLSYSLQTPRLRRQAPGQGLPPVAPILNAHQPSTQRAEIHFLKQGCGEDKICQSNLQLVRARFCTRVSDTEFQPLPMDVDGTTALFALSGQPVIGLELMVTNLPSDPAQPQADGDDAHEAQLLVMLPDSLHYSGVRALDPAEKPLCLSNENASHVECELGNPMKRGAQVTFYLILSTSGISIETTELEVELLLATISEQELHPVSARARVFIELPLSIAGMAIPQQLFFSGVVRGERAMQSERDVGSKVKYEVTVSNQGQSLKTLGSAFLNIMWPHEIANGKWLLYPMRVELEGGQGPGQKGLCSPRPNILHLDVDSRDRRRRELEPPEQQEPGEQQEPSMSWWPVSSAEKKKNITLDCAWGTANCVVFSCPLYSFDRAAVLHVWGRLWNSTFLEEYSAVKSLEVIVRANITVKSSIKNLMLRDASIVIPVMVYLDPMAVVAEGVPWWVILLAVLAGLLVLALLVLLLWKMGFFKRAKHPEATVPQYHAVKIPREDRQQFKEEKTGTILRNNWGSPRREGPDAHPILAADGHPELGPDGHPGPGTA from the exons GCTGCTGGTGGGTGCTCCCCAGGCCCTGGCTCTTCCTGGGCAGCAGGCGAATCGCACTGGAGGCCTCTTCGCTTGCCCCTTGAGCCTGGAGGAGACTGACTGCTACAGAGTGGACATCGACCAGGGAG CTGATATGCAAAAGGAAAGCAAGGAGAACCAGTGGTTGGGAGTCAGTGTTCGGAGCCAGGGGCCTGGGGGCAAGATTGTT GGCACAGCTGCCGCCTTCTCCCCTGATAACCACTACCTTCTCTTTGGGGCCCCAGGAACCTATAACTGGAAGG ggTTGCTTTTTGTGACCAACATTGATAGCTCAGACCCTGACCAGCTGGTGTATAAAACTTTGGACCCTGCTGACCGGCTCTCAGGACCAGCCGGAGACCTGGCCCTCAATAGCTACTTAG GCTTCTCTATTGACTCGGGGAAAGGCCTGGTGCGTGCAGAAGAGCTGAGCTTTGTGGCTGGGGCCCCCCGTGCCAACCACAAGGGTGCTGTGGTCATCCTGCGCAAGGACAGTGCCAGTCGCCTGGTGCCCGAGGTTATGCTGTCTGGGGAGCGCCTGACCTCCGGCTTCGGCTACTCACTGGCTGTGGCTGACCTCAACAGTGATGG CTGGCCAGACCTGATAGTGGGTGCCCCCTACTTCTTTGAGCGCCAAGAAGAGCTGGGGGGTGCCGTGTATGTGTACTTGAACCAGGGGGGCCACTGGGCTGGGATCTCCCCTCTCCGGCTCTGCGGCTCCCCTGACTCCATGTTCGGGATCAGCCTGGCTGTCCTGGGGGACCTCAACCAAGATGGCTTTCCAG ATATTGCAGTGGGTGCCCCCTTTGATGGTGATGGGAAAGTCTTCATCTACCATGGGAGCAGCCTGGGGGTTGTTGCCAAACCTTCACAG GTGCTGGAGGGCGAGGCTGTGGGCATCAAGAGCTTCGGCTACTCCCTGTCAGGCAGCTTGGATATGGATGGGAACCAATACCCTGACCTGCTGGTGGGCTCCCTGGCTGACACCGCAGTGCTCTTCAG GGCCAGACCCATCCTCCATGTCTCCCATGAGGTCTCTATTGCTCCACGAAGCATCGACCTGGAGCAGCCCAACTGTGCTGGCGGCCACTCGGTTTG TGTGGACCTAAGGGTCTGTTTCAGCTACATTGCAGTCCCCAGCAGCTATAGCCCTACTGTGG CCCTGGACTACGTGTTAGACGCAGACACAGACCGGAGGCTCCGGGGCCAGGTTCCCCGTGTGATGTTCCTGAGCCGTAACCCAGAAGAACCCAAGCACCAGGCCTCGGGCACCGTGTGGCTGAAGCACCAGCATGACCGAGTCTGTGGAGACGCCATGTTCCAGCTCCAG GAAAATGTCAAAGACAAGCTTCGAGCCATTGTAGTGACCTTGTCCTACAGTCTCCAGACCCCTCGGCTCCGGCGACAGGCTCCTGGCCAGGGGCTGCCTCCAGTGGCCCCCATCCTCAATGCCCACCAGCCCAGCACCCAGCGGGCAGAG ATCCACTTCCTGAAGCAAGGCTGTGGTGAAGACAAGATCTGCCAGAGCAATCTGCAGCTGGTCCGTGCCCGCTTCTGTACCCGGGTCAGCGACACGGAATTCCAGCCTCTGCCCAT GGATGTGGATGGAACAACAGCCCTGTTTGCACTGAGTGGGCAGCCAGTCATTGGCCTGGAGCTGATGGTCACCAACCTGCCATCggacccagcccagccccaggctgATGGGGATGATGCCCATGAAGCCCAGCTCCTGGTCATGCTTCCTGACTCACTGCACTACTCAGGAGTCCGGGCCCTGGACCCTGCG GAGAAGCCACTCTGCCTGTCCAATGAGAATGCCTCCCATGTTGAGTGTGAGCTGGGGAACCCCATGAAGAGAGGTGCCCAG GTCACCTTCTACCTCATCCTTAGCACCTCAGGGATCAGCATTGAGACCACGGAACTGGAGGTAGAGCTGCTGCTGGCCAC GATCAGTGAGCAGGAGCTGCATCCAGTCTCTGCACGAGCCCGTGTCTTCATTGAGCTGCCACTGTCCATTGCAGG GATGGCCATTCCCCAGCAACTCTTCTTCTCTGGCGTGGTGAGGGGTGAGAGAGCCATGCAGTCTGAGCGGGATGTGGGCAGCAAGGTCAAGTATGAGGTCACG GTTTCCAACCAAGGCCAGTCGCTCAAAACCCTGGGCTCTGCCTTCCTCAACATCATGTGGCCTCATGAGATTGCCAATGGGAAATGGTTGCTGTACCCAATGCGGGTAGAGCTGGAGGGCGGGCAGGGGCCTGGGCAGAAAGGGCTTTGCTCTCCCAGGCCCAACATCCTCCACCTG GATGTGGACAGTAGGGATAGGAGGCGGAGGGAGCTGGAGCCGCCTGAGCAGCAGGAGCCTGGTGAGCAGCAGGAGCCCAGCATGTCCTGGTGGCCAGTGTCCTCTgctgagaagaagaaaaacatcacCCTG GACTGCGCCTGGGGCACGGCCAACTGTGTGGTGTTCAGCTGCCCACTCTACAGCTTTGACCGCGCGGCTGTGCTGCATGTCTGGGGTCGTCTCTGGAACAGCACCTTTCTGGAG GAGTACTCAGCTGTGAAGTCCCTGGAAGTGATTGTCCGGGCCAACATCACAGTGAAGTCCTCCATAAAGAACTTGATGCTCCGAGATGCCTCCATAGTG ATCCCAGTGATGGTATACTTGGACCCCATGGCCGTGGTGGCAGAAGGAGTGCCCTGGTGGGTCATCCTCCTGGCTGTACTGGCTGGGCTGCTGGTGCTAGCACTGCTGGTGCTGCTCCTGTGGAAG ATGGGATTCTTCAAACGGGCGAAGCACCCTGAGGCCACCGTGCCCCAGTACCATGCGGTGAAGATTCCTCGGGAAGACCGACAGCAGTTCAAGGAGGAGAAGACGGGCACCATCCTGAGGAACAACTGGGGCAGCCCCCGGCGGGAGGGCCCGGATGCACACCCCATCCTGGCTGCCGATGGGCATCCTGAGCTGGGCCCCGATGGGCATCCAGGGCCAGGCACTGCCTAG
- the ITGA7 gene encoding integrin alpha-7 isoform X2: protein MAGARSRDPWGASGICYLFGSLLVELLFSRAVAFNLDVMGALRKEGEPGSLFGFSVALHRQLQPRPQSWLLVGAPQALALPGQQANRTGGLFACPLSLEETDCYRVDIDQGADMQKESKENQWLGVSVRSQGPGGKIVTCAHRYEARQRVDQILETRDMIGRCFVLSQDLAIRDELDGGEWKFCEGRPQGHEQFGFCQQGTAAAFSPDNHYLLFGAPGTYNWKGLLFVTNIDSSDPDQLVYKTLDPADRLSGPAGDLALNSYLGFSIDSGKGLVRAEELSFVAGAPRANHKGAVVILRKDSASRLVPEVMLSGERLTSGFGYSLAVADLNSDGWPDLIVGAPYFFERQEELGGAVYVYLNQGGHWAGISPLRLCGSPDSMFGISLAVLGDLNQDGFPDIAVGAPFDGDGKVFIYHGSSLGVVAKPSQVLEGEAVGIKSFGYSLSGSLDMDGNQYPDLLVGSLADTAVLFRARPILHVSHEVSIAPRSIDLEQPNCAGGHSVCVDLRVCFSYIAVPSSYSPTVALDYVLDADTDRRLRGQVPRVMFLSRNPEEPKHQASGTVWLKHQHDRVCGDAMFQLQENVKDKLRAIVVTLSYSLQTPRLRRQAPGQGLPPVAPILNAHQPSTQRAEIHFLKQGCGEDKICQSNLQLVRARFCTRVSDTEFQPLPMDVDGTTALFALSGQPVIGLELMVTNLPSDPAQPQADGDDAHEAQLLVMLPDSLHYSGVRALDPAEKPLCLSNENASHVECELGNPMKRGAQVTFYLILSTSGISIETTELEVELLLATISEQELHPVSARARVFIELPLSIAGMAIPQQLFFSGVVRGERAMQSERDVGSKVKYEVTVSNQGQSLKTLGSAFLNIMWPHEIANGKWLLYPMRVELEGGQGPGQKGLCSPRPNILHLDVDSRDRRRRELEPPEQQEPGEQQEPSMSWWPVSSAEKKKNITLDCAWGTANCVVFSCPLYSFDRAAVLHVWGRLWNSTFLEEYSAVKSLEVIVRANITVKSSIKNLMLRDASIVIPVMVYLDPMAVVAEGVPWWVILLAVLAGLLVLALLVLLLWKMGFFKRAKHPEATVPQYHAVKIPREDRQQFKEEKTGTILRNNWGSPRREGPDAHPILAADGHPELGPDGHPGPGTA from the exons GCTGCTGGTGGGTGCTCCCCAGGCCCTGGCTCTTCCTGGGCAGCAGGCGAATCGCACTGGAGGCCTCTTCGCTTGCCCCTTGAGCCTGGAGGAGACTGACTGCTACAGAGTGGACATCGACCAGGGAG CTGATATGCAAAAGGAAAGCAAGGAGAACCAGTGGTTGGGAGTCAGTGTTCGGAGCCAGGGGCCTGGGGGCAAGATTGTT ACCTGTGCACACCGATATGAGGCAAGGCAGCGAGTGGACCAGATCCTGGAGACGCGGGATATGATTGGTCGCTGCTTTGTGCTCAGCCAGGACCTGGCCATCCGGGATGAGTTGGATGGTGGGGAATGGAAGTTCTGTGAGGGACGCCCCCAAGGCCATGAACAATTTGGCTTCTGCCAGCAGGGCACAGCTGCCGCCTTCTCCCCTGATAACCACTACCTTCTCTTTGGGGCCCCAGGAACCTATAACTGGAAGG ggTTGCTTTTTGTGACCAACATTGATAGCTCAGACCCTGACCAGCTGGTGTATAAAACTTTGGACCCTGCTGACCGGCTCTCAGGACCAGCCGGAGACCTGGCCCTCAATAGCTACTTAG GCTTCTCTATTGACTCGGGGAAAGGCCTGGTGCGTGCAGAAGAGCTGAGCTTTGTGGCTGGGGCCCCCCGTGCCAACCACAAGGGTGCTGTGGTCATCCTGCGCAAGGACAGTGCCAGTCGCCTGGTGCCCGAGGTTATGCTGTCTGGGGAGCGCCTGACCTCCGGCTTCGGCTACTCACTGGCTGTGGCTGACCTCAACAGTGATGG CTGGCCAGACCTGATAGTGGGTGCCCCCTACTTCTTTGAGCGCCAAGAAGAGCTGGGGGGTGCCGTGTATGTGTACTTGAACCAGGGGGGCCACTGGGCTGGGATCTCCCCTCTCCGGCTCTGCGGCTCCCCTGACTCCATGTTCGGGATCAGCCTGGCTGTCCTGGGGGACCTCAACCAAGATGGCTTTCCAG ATATTGCAGTGGGTGCCCCCTTTGATGGTGATGGGAAAGTCTTCATCTACCATGGGAGCAGCCTGGGGGTTGTTGCCAAACCTTCACAG GTGCTGGAGGGCGAGGCTGTGGGCATCAAGAGCTTCGGCTACTCCCTGTCAGGCAGCTTGGATATGGATGGGAACCAATACCCTGACCTGCTGGTGGGCTCCCTGGCTGACACCGCAGTGCTCTTCAG GGCCAGACCCATCCTCCATGTCTCCCATGAGGTCTCTATTGCTCCACGAAGCATCGACCTGGAGCAGCCCAACTGTGCTGGCGGCCACTCGGTTTG TGTGGACCTAAGGGTCTGTTTCAGCTACATTGCAGTCCCCAGCAGCTATAGCCCTACTGTGG CCCTGGACTACGTGTTAGACGCAGACACAGACCGGAGGCTCCGGGGCCAGGTTCCCCGTGTGATGTTCCTGAGCCGTAACCCAGAAGAACCCAAGCACCAGGCCTCGGGCACCGTGTGGCTGAAGCACCAGCATGACCGAGTCTGTGGAGACGCCATGTTCCAGCTCCAG GAAAATGTCAAAGACAAGCTTCGAGCCATTGTAGTGACCTTGTCCTACAGTCTCCAGACCCCTCGGCTCCGGCGACAGGCTCCTGGCCAGGGGCTGCCTCCAGTGGCCCCCATCCTCAATGCCCACCAGCCCAGCACCCAGCGGGCAGAG ATCCACTTCCTGAAGCAAGGCTGTGGTGAAGACAAGATCTGCCAGAGCAATCTGCAGCTGGTCCGTGCCCGCTTCTGTACCCGGGTCAGCGACACGGAATTCCAGCCTCTGCCCAT GGATGTGGATGGAACAACAGCCCTGTTTGCACTGAGTGGGCAGCCAGTCATTGGCCTGGAGCTGATGGTCACCAACCTGCCATCggacccagcccagccccaggctgATGGGGATGATGCCCATGAAGCCCAGCTCCTGGTCATGCTTCCTGACTCACTGCACTACTCAGGAGTCCGGGCCCTGGACCCTGCG GAGAAGCCACTCTGCCTGTCCAATGAGAATGCCTCCCATGTTGAGTGTGAGCTGGGGAACCCCATGAAGAGAGGTGCCCAG GTCACCTTCTACCTCATCCTTAGCACCTCAGGGATCAGCATTGAGACCACGGAACTGGAGGTAGAGCTGCTGCTGGCCAC GATCAGTGAGCAGGAGCTGCATCCAGTCTCTGCACGAGCCCGTGTCTTCATTGAGCTGCCACTGTCCATTGCAGG GATGGCCATTCCCCAGCAACTCTTCTTCTCTGGCGTGGTGAGGGGTGAGAGAGCCATGCAGTCTGAGCGGGATGTGGGCAGCAAGGTCAAGTATGAGGTCACG GTTTCCAACCAAGGCCAGTCGCTCAAAACCCTGGGCTCTGCCTTCCTCAACATCATGTGGCCTCATGAGATTGCCAATGGGAAATGGTTGCTGTACCCAATGCGGGTAGAGCTGGAGGGCGGGCAGGGGCCTGGGCAGAAAGGGCTTTGCTCTCCCAGGCCCAACATCCTCCACCTG GATGTGGACAGTAGGGATAGGAGGCGGAGGGAGCTGGAGCCGCCTGAGCAGCAGGAGCCTGGTGAGCAGCAGGAGCCCAGCATGTCCTGGTGGCCAGTGTCCTCTgctgagaagaagaaaaacatcacCCTG GACTGCGCCTGGGGCACGGCCAACTGTGTGGTGTTCAGCTGCCCACTCTACAGCTTTGACCGCGCGGCTGTGCTGCATGTCTGGGGTCGTCTCTGGAACAGCACCTTTCTGGAG GAGTACTCAGCTGTGAAGTCCCTGGAAGTGATTGTCCGGGCCAACATCACAGTGAAGTCCTCCATAAAGAACTTGATGCTCCGAGATGCCTCCATAGTG ATCCCAGTGATGGTATACTTGGACCCCATGGCCGTGGTGGCAGAAGGAGTGCCCTGGTGGGTCATCCTCCTGGCTGTACTGGCTGGGCTGCTGGTGCTAGCACTGCTGGTGCTGCTCCTGTGGAAG ATGGGATTCTTCAAACGGGCGAAGCACCCTGAGGCCACCGTGCCCCAGTACCATGCGGTGAAGATTCCTCGGGAAGACCGACAGCAGTTCAAGGAGGAGAAGACGGGCACCATCCTGAGGAACAACTGGGGCAGCCCCCGGCGGGAGGGCCCGGATGCACACCCCATCCTGGCTGCCGATGGGCATCCTGAGCTGGGCCCCGATGGGCATCCAGGGCCAGGCACTGCCTAG